From Scophthalmus maximus strain ysfricsl-2021 chromosome 14, ASM2237912v1, whole genome shotgun sequence, one genomic window encodes:
- the LOC118282739 gene encoding ras-related protein Rab-17-like, with amino-acid sequence MVPGAAQRRGDPPSRPVRTLRVKMVLLGSSAVGKSSLALRFSKDEFRSTSPTVGCAYLTRVVHLSDVTLRFEIWDTAGQERYHSVTPLYYRGAHAALLVYDISNRESFIRAQVWLKELEKQHIPGSTVVWLVGNKGDLAQDRRVSVQEGQVLATERGLSFTETSAMSGDQVVELLLAIAHRVYEGVGAQQEVLSEWRETPLVDLCRTHTFTPAASCCRVGP; translated from the exons ATGGTGCCAGGAGCGGCTCAGCGGCGCGGTGACCCTCCGAGTCGACCCGTGCGGACCCTCAGGGTTAAGATGGTTCTTCTGGGAAGCTCTGCCGTGGGGAAGTCGAGCCTGGCACTGCGATTCAGCAAGGATGAGTTCAGGAGCACATCGCCTACTGTGGGCT GCGCCTACCTGACCCGAGTGGTGCATCTGAGTGATGTCACTCTGCGCTTTGAGATATGGGACACGGCAGGCCAGGAGAGATACCACAGCGTCACCCCGCTTTACTACAGAGGCGCCCACGCCGCACTCCTGGTCTACGATATCAGCAACAGG GAGTCGTTCATCAGAGCTCAGGTGTGGCTCAAAGAGCTTGAGAAGCAGCACATCCCGGGGTCTACCGTCGTGTGGCTGGTGGGCAACAAGGGGGATCTGGCTCAGGATAGGCGAGTCTCAGTGCAG GAAGGACAGGTTCTGGCCACTGAAAGGGGTTTGTCCTTCACAGAGACATCAGCCATGTCGGGGGACCAAGTCGTCGAGCTGCTGCTAGCTATAG CCCACAGGGTGTACGAGGGTGTCGGAGCGCAGCAGGAAGTCCTGTCAGAGTGGCGGGAGACTCCACTCGTGGACCTGTGtcgcacgcacacattcacCCCCGCTGCATCCTGCTGCAGAGTGGGGCCCTGA